The DNA window AATGACGACCCTAATAATCCTTTGTCTGTAAAAGAAGTGCAGCTGCTGCCTACTATAGAAGCCGCTACCTCAACGCTGGTGGTAGGCGGAACCAGTACCAATTATACAGCTTATTGGATGCAACAGCTTTCGCAGAATCAACAGGCGCCCACAATAGAGTCTTATTTCATGACAGGTGTAGATGCTAATAATACCTGGGGTTATGAGCTTTATACATATGTTTTTGCCAATGCGAACGTAATGATATCTCAGGCTATCAGCGCAAAAAATAACCATTACGCTGCTATTGGTAAAACACTGTTTGCTTACAACCTGGCTATCGCTACAGACTTATGGAATAACATTCCTTATTCCCAGGGCTTCCGGATACCGGAAGTGATGAACCCCAAATATGATAGCCAGGAGTCCATCTATCAGAACATTCAGCAACTGTTGGACAGTGCTTTATATTATATCAACCAGCCAGCCGGCGTGAAGGTTCCGGCTGGAGATGATTACATCTACAAGGGAGATATGACGAAATGGAAAAAACTGATTTATACCCTCAAGGCAAGGTATTACCTGCGGTTATCCAGGGCGCCAGGGCGCACCGCAGCTTTGCAGGCAGATAGTGCATTGACAGCGCTGCAGAATGGTTTGGGAGATAACAGTGATAATCCATTTGTTCCTTATCCGGGAACAGGAAATAGTTCCAATCCCTGGGCTGTTCGTTTCAGACCTGCTGCCGGTGGCGTGGTACTGGCTCAGTCTTTTGTAGACTCTCTGAAAACCCGCAATGACCCCAGATTGCCGATCATTGCTACGAAAAATGTTGATGGTGTATATGTGGGACGAAAAGTGGGCGACAAACCTGCTGGTGATGCCAAGGCATATTCTGCTGTGAATAGTTTTTATGGTGGAGCAGCGGCCAATTTATACCTGGCCACCTATGGAGAGGCCTTATTTATCAAGGCGGAAGCTACGTTGATTAAACAGGGAGCAGCGGCTGCCCAGCCGGTATACCAGGCCGCTATTGCAGCACATATGTCCTTACTGGGTGTTGCTGATAATGCGCAACAGACATATATCGCTTCAAGACCAGCTCTCACAGATGCCAATGCAGTACAACAGATTATTTCTGAAAAATATGTTGCGGATTTCCTGTCACCGGAAGTGTACAACGACTGGCGCCGTACCGGATTCCCCGAATTGGTACCGTATGTAGGTACTGGTGTGAAAGGTATTCCGAGAAGATGGCCTTATCCTACAAACGAATTGCTGACTAACCCTCAGCCGGATCAAAAAGCAACCATTAATGATCGTGTCTGGTGGGATACTTCTAACTAGCCGAAATGGAGAAGAGAAAAGGCTGTCCTTTATAGGACGGCCTTTTTTTATGTGAAAAGATTACTATTTTCATCCAAATTTATGCTTCAATCCACCGCTTTATGAGATTTACTATAATCCCTGTGCTACTGGCCATGCTGGTCTCCACTGCTTATGCCCAAACCCCAAAGTTTGGTACATCACGGGTACTTTTTACGGCACAAGATAAGATCTTTGCCACACCTGTTTTATACAAACAGTCGATTCTGACAGCGAGTATGGACGGTCATCTGTATTCCATCAACAAAAAAACAGGAACACAGAACTGGAAATTCAAGGCTGCAGCCGGAATCGCCACTGAACCGGCAGTCTCCGATGCAACTGTTTTTGTAGGTAGTTATGATGGCTACTATTATGCGGTCAATGCCAACAATGGTAAGCCCGTATGGAAATTTAAAACCGGTGGTGAGCGCAGGATCGGCGGCATCGGATATTGGGGTATGGAACCAGCTACTCAGTATATGGAAGATCAGTATGATCTGTATTTGTCCGCTCCGGCAACAGATCCTTCTTCTGTATATTTCGGCAGCAGCGACAGCTGTGTCTATGCGCTGAACAAAGCCAATGGGAAAGTCCGCTGGAAATACAAAACAAACGGACCTGTACATGCGGGTGTTACCTGCAGTAACAATATCCTGCTGGCCGGCAGCTGGGATACCTATATTTATGCGCTGGATACACGCTCCGGCAAACTATTATGGAAGTTCAAAAGTAAAGACCATCCGCAGGAGCACGTGCTGGAAGGCATACAGGCCAAACCAGTAGTGGGCGACAGCACCGTGTACATCGGAACCAGAGATGCACGGCTGTATGCGCTGGACTTATTTACCGGCCGTAAAAAATGGGAATATAGTGCCAAAAATGCCTGGATCGTAGGAGCGGCGGCAGTGGCCGGCAATCATGTTTATGTAGGCACCTCTGACAGTTTCGTTATGGTAGACGTTGATGCTGCTACCGGCAAGGAACTCAACCGCCATAAAGGTGGCGGTTATATATTCGGAGCACCGGCAGTATCAGGTAATACGCTCTGTTACGGCGATTTTACCGGTAGGCTGTTTCTGGTAAATACCAACAACTGGCAGCAGGTGGATCATTTTGATACGCCCGGCAGAAATCAGTATGCCGCCACTAACCTGGACAGCCTGGGCAAGATCCGGTTCCGCCATCTGGCTGCAGGAGCTAACCCTAACCTATATACGACCTCTTTAATGGCCATGGATAAACTGTATCAGCTGGCACCTTTCGTGACAACGCCGGTGATCGATGGCGACACGATATACGCCGCTGCTGCAGATGGTAAGCTCTACGCGATCACTTTTAAATAGGTTTTCCTGATTCAATATATTAAAGGGCTGCTTGTAAGCAGCCCTTTTTCGTTTTAAGAAAAATTAACAACATATATTTTTTGAAACATTGTTGCATATTTGTTTTATTTTTAAATTGCAACAATGTTTCAAAAAATATTCAATAAAAACCCCTTTCCTTTTTACAGGCAGTCTGATGCGATGGACTGTGGGCCTACCTGTCTGAAGATGATTGCGGCATATTACGGGAAGGTATATCCGTTGCAGTACCTGCGTAATGCCTGTCATATATCCAGGCAGGGAGTCACTTTTGCGGATATGATCGCGGCAGCGGAACAGCTGGGCTTTAAGACCCTGCCGGCCGAACTGCCCTTTGCGGTGCTGGCCCAAAAGGCGCCCCTGCCCTGCATCCTGCATTGGGATAAACAGCATTTTGTAGTGCTGTACCATATTACTGAAACACAGGTGTATGTTGCCGACCCGGCATTGGGGCGGCGCAGCAGATATTCCATTCCCGAATTTATGGCCGCCTGGCAGGTCAGCGAAGAGGCCAGCTATGGCCGTGCCCTGTTCCTGGAGCCAGGACCCGCTTTCCATGAAGCAACGAAAATACAGGAACCAACGGCCTCTGTTAAGCTGCTGTGGCCTTATCTGAAGGCACATCGTAAAAGCATGCTGCCGGTGATGCTGACTTTATTACTGGCCAGCATTTTTTCATTACTCACGCCTTTGCTCACACAGGCGATCATGGACAAAGGCATTCAGGGCCGGCAGGTGCCACTGTTGTTATTAATTGGTGCGGGACTGCTGGCTCTTTTCCTGGGCAGGATGATCGCTGATTTTATCCGTGCACGACTGTTGTTGCAGGTTGGGGCCCGCATCAGCATGACCATGCTCAAGGACTTCCTGCATAAGCTCCTGCGATTGCCCATTTCTTTTTTTGATAACAGACAGGCCGGAGATAATATGCAACGGGTGACAGACAACCAGCGGGTAGAGGACTTTCTCACGGTATCACTCATCAGCTTTGTGTTGTCGGTGGTGACGATACTGGTGTTGGGAGGGGTGTTGTTATATTACAACGGACTTGTATTCATCCTGTTTATGGCAGGAGCGGCCATCGGTATGTTGTGGACCTGGGCCTTCCGCGAACGCCGCAGTCGCCTCGACCAGAAAAGATTCCGCGTACTGGCCGCCAACCAGGATATGCTGCTGGAGATGTTCAGCGCCATGCAGGAGATCAGGCTCACCGGCAGCGAAACCGGAAAAACAACACAGTGGGAAAACATACAGGAGCGTTCCATCGAAGTAAAGCTGGAGAGTCTTCGGCTGGACCAGCTCGTACAGGGCGTGGCCCTCTTCATCAATGAAACCCGTAATGTACTGGTGACCTGCTTTTCGGCGATACTCGTAGTCAACGGGCAGCTTACACTGGGGGCCATGCTGGCCATTACCTACACCTGCGGGCAACTGAGTGCGCCGGTAGCGCAACTGACAGACTTTATCCGTGCCTTACAGAATACCCGTTTCAGTTTGCGTCGCATGTCTGAAGTACATCACGAAGCAGATGAAGATAGTGAGCAGCAGCCGGAACTGTCGCTGGCAGCGGTGATAGGACAGGATATCCGATTAGAGAAAGTATCCTTCCGCTACGGCCATAAGTTTTCCCCACTGATACTGCAAAACCTGGATCTTGTTATACCTGCCGGCAAAGTCACTGCCATCGTGGGTATGAGCGGCAGTGGAAAAACCACTCTCCTGAAATTATTACTGAAGTTTTATCAGCCACCGGAAGGAACGGTATGGCTGGGAAAAACGCCGCTGCAGCAGTATTCCGCAAAATCATGGCGACAACACTGCGGCGTAGTTATGCAAGATGGATATGTGTTTCGCGATACAATTGCCAATAACATTTTTAGCGGTACCGGTACCAGAGACTACCAACGGCTATACGAAGCCTGCCGCATGGCATGCATACACGATTTTTTTACGACCCTGCCTTTCGGGTATGAGACACTGATCGGGAAAGACGGCTATGGCCTTAGTGAAGGTCAGACACAACGTCTGCTCATTGCCCGGCTCATCTACCGCAATCCTGCCGTGGTATTGCTCGATGAAGCTACTAACTCACTGGATGCGCACAACGAACGTGCAATCATCAATAACCTGCAGGAATTTTTTATCGGGAAAACAGTTGTGGTGGTGGCGCATCGTCTCAGTACCGTAAAACATGCCGATCAGATACTGGTGATGGACAAGGGTGTTATTGTGGAAAGCGGCACCCATCAAACACTGGCATCCAGCGGAGGCGCTTATTATCAACTTGTTAAAAACCAGCTTGAGCTGGGAAAATAGATATCATCCTATGGCACTGAACATATTTCCTTATGCACTGGTACGTTATGCTGCTATGTCATTCCATGAGCTGAAAGCCCTGGAAATACAGGGCCTGTCTGCGTATATGGCTGCTGCTGAACAGCTCGATGTCAGTATCCAACAACAGAAAGATACACTTTGTGATCAGTTGTATACCGCCATACAATCGGCTACAGACAACAAGTCCAGGCAATACCTGTTGCAACTCAAACGTACTGTTTACAATGGTCGTACGCCGGCAGCGGATATCCATGTTGATAACCCTGCATTAGAAGAACTGTTATGCCGATACCAGCAATTGCTGGAGAAAAAACATACGCTGCAACAGGAATGGCAACTGCAGTTTGAAGAACAGCAACGCCGGCACAGGCAACAGTTACAGCTGTGGGCACAGCAGGAGTTGTTACGCAAAGGTATCCTGCTTTCCAGTCCTGTACTATACACGCAGCTGGATAGTTTTGCCGGCACAGCCCCGGCTGCCTTCAAAATACGCGAACAGAAAAATGAGTATAGCCTGCTCCGTTATATCACCCGGATGGCTGCTAAAACGTCTCCCTTCAGCACCTTCACCTATACGGGAACGGCTACACTGGATAAAGACTGTTGCCGGATAACACAACCCTCTTCCGATATCGTTAGCAATGTCCGGCTGAACAATAGTCTGTTTGTTTATCTGCGTGCGCTGATGATACATCACCCGGTATTGAATGAGCTGCTGGAGGTAAGACTTAATACCACAGCCACAATAGATGAAACGCATATACATTTTTTGGTGAATTATTTTAATGTTGAAGCGTTTCAGCGACTGCCCGCACGTAATCTGGCCCTGTGGCTGTATCATTATCTGCAGGAACAGACCGCCCCACATACAATTGCCGCGCTCACCGCTATACTCGTACCGCAGATACCTGATGCCGACCGGGAAAGTATTAAAACTTTTCTGTTGAAACTGTCTGCCAGTGGTCTGTTGGAGCTGAACATCGGTTGCTCGGGAGTAGATCCGGAGTGGGATAGTACACTGGCCGTTTTTCTCTCTGCAGCTATGCATCAGCATCCATCCGTCACATCACTGTATAACCTGCTGATAACGTTGAAGGCTAAACGGCGGGAGTATGTGACAGCCTGTTCCGCAAATCGTTTTCTGTTGCTACAGGAGGCGGCGAATCTGTTGAATACTACCACCGGCCGGCTACAGGCAGAAGCCGGGTTGTCATCATCCGTTCCTGGAGAACCTTTACCGCCGCCTGTTGCTACCCCTTCCTTTGAGGTGAATCACTTTATACCACGGTATTTTATGCCCCAGGATATTTTTTATGAAGATGCCAGCATAGAAGAGAACAGCCTGTTGCCAGCGGAAGATCTGCAAACCCTGATAGACAAAGCCGAACGCTTATGCCGGCTGCTGGAGCCTTTCGATATGTTGCAGGAAGAAAGAAACAATATGTGTGATTTTTTCCTGCAGCATTATGGTCCTACACAAACCATCAGCATCACCGATTTCTACCATGCCTATTATCTTCAGGTGAAAAAACAACAGCCTAAACAAGTGGAATCACCGGTCATGGAAATACCGGAAACATTACAGCTGGAAACAGATGGTGTACAGGTAAACATTACCGGGCATGAGCAGATGCCAGCCTCTGGCGCAGTCTCCAGAGGAATGTTTGTACAGTTGTTTTATACCGGTGAAGACACTTTGCCACAACTGCAAGGTGTGGTAAATGCATTATTGCCTGGCATGGGAAAAGTAGCAGGCCGTTTCCTGCATCTCTTCGATCCCGCAGTGACCACGGCTTTCAGGGAATGGAACAAAGAGCTGCATCCGACGCATAAGATAATGGAGTTGAATGATGGTTCTGTTTTTAATGCCAACATTCACCCACCGCTGCTGGACTACGAGATTGCTATTCCTGGTGGAAGTAATAACTATTCGCCAGGGCAGCGTATTTCACTGAAAGCGGTGATGTTGCGATATACCCCGGAACAACATCGGTTAGGGCTATACGATATGGGTAGTGGAAAAGAAGTGTATGCCTACGATCTATGCCTGGAGTCGTTTTATAACCGGTCTCATTTTTACCGGCTGCTGGCCCATTTCAACCCGGAACCGAGGCTGCCCTTGCGTGGCCTCATTGCGGCAGTAGATCGCGGCCAGGCTGACCAGCCAAAGGCAGACGGACCCGTGAAACTGAAGCCACGTATTGTTTTTGAAGAACATCTTGTTCTGAGAAGACAAGGCTGGCTGGTAGATACCGCTGATATTCCGGTCCCGGCCAAAGGAGAAACGGAGGCCGCTTATTTCCTGCGGCTGCAGCAGTGGAGAATCAGCCATCACCTACCGGAACAGGTATTTGTTTTTCTGAAATCACCTTATATACCGGTATCAAAGGATAACGTGGGTAAGTTACACCGTGATGACTATAAACCGCAATACATCAGTTTTATACAACCATTGCTGGTAGGGGTTTTTAGAAAGATGCTTAC is part of the Chitinophaga flava genome and encodes:
- a CDS encoding peptidase domain-containing ABC transporter, translated to MFQKIFNKNPFPFYRQSDAMDCGPTCLKMIAAYYGKVYPLQYLRNACHISRQGVTFADMIAAAEQLGFKTLPAELPFAVLAQKAPLPCILHWDKQHFVVLYHITETQVYVADPALGRRSRYSIPEFMAAWQVSEEASYGRALFLEPGPAFHEATKIQEPTASVKLLWPYLKAHRKSMLPVMLTLLLASIFSLLTPLLTQAIMDKGIQGRQVPLLLLIGAGLLALFLGRMIADFIRARLLLQVGARISMTMLKDFLHKLLRLPISFFDNRQAGDNMQRVTDNQRVEDFLTVSLISFVLSVVTILVLGGVLLYYNGLVFILFMAGAAIGMLWTWAFRERRSRLDQKRFRVLAANQDMLLEMFSAMQEIRLTGSETGKTTQWENIQERSIEVKLESLRLDQLVQGVALFINETRNVLVTCFSAILVVNGQLTLGAMLAITYTCGQLSAPVAQLTDFIRALQNTRFSLRRMSEVHHEADEDSEQQPELSLAAVIGQDIRLEKVSFRYGHKFSPLILQNLDLVIPAGKVTAIVGMSGSGKTTLLKLLLKFYQPPEGTVWLGKTPLQQYSAKSWRQHCGVVMQDGYVFRDTIANNIFSGTGTRDYQRLYEACRMACIHDFFTTLPFGYETLIGKDGYGLSEGQTQRLLIARLIYRNPAVVLLDEATNSLDAHNERAIINNLQEFFIGKTVVVVAHRLSTVKHADQILVMDKGVIVESGTHQTLASSGGAYYQLVKNQLELGK
- a CDS encoding SusD/RagB family nutrient-binding outer membrane lipoprotein — its product is MKITKIFVLIGGLVLINTGCKKFLDINDDPNNPLSVKEVQLLPTIEAATSTLVVGGTSTNYTAYWMQQLSQNQQAPTIESYFMTGVDANNTWGYELYTYVFANANVMISQAISAKNNHYAAIGKTLFAYNLAIATDLWNNIPYSQGFRIPEVMNPKYDSQESIYQNIQQLLDSALYYINQPAGVKVPAGDDYIYKGDMTKWKKLIYTLKARYYLRLSRAPGRTAALQADSALTALQNGLGDNSDNPFVPYPGTGNSSNPWAVRFRPAAGGVVLAQSFVDSLKTRNDPRLPIIATKNVDGVYVGRKVGDKPAGDAKAYSAVNSFYGGAAANLYLATYGEALFIKAEATLIKQGAAAAQPVYQAAIAAHMSLLGVADNAQQTYIASRPALTDANAVQQIISEKYVADFLSPEVYNDWRRTGFPELVPYVGTGVKGIPRRWPYPTNELLTNPQPDQKATINDRVWWDTSN
- a CDS encoding outer membrane protein assembly factor BamB family protein → MRFTIIPVLLAMLVSTAYAQTPKFGTSRVLFTAQDKIFATPVLYKQSILTASMDGHLYSINKKTGTQNWKFKAAAGIATEPAVSDATVFVGSYDGYYYAVNANNGKPVWKFKTGGERRIGGIGYWGMEPATQYMEDQYDLYLSAPATDPSSVYFGSSDSCVYALNKANGKVRWKYKTNGPVHAGVTCSNNILLAGSWDTYIYALDTRSGKLLWKFKSKDHPQEHVLEGIQAKPVVGDSTVYIGTRDARLYALDLFTGRKKWEYSAKNAWIVGAAAVAGNHVYVGTSDSFVMVDVDAATGKELNRHKGGGYIFGAPAVSGNTLCYGDFTGRLFLVNTNNWQQVDHFDTPGRNQYAATNLDSLGKIRFRHLAAGANPNLYTTSLMAMDKLYQLAPFVTTPVIDGDTIYAAAADGKLYAITFK
- a CDS encoding lantibiotic dehydratase; protein product: MALNIFPYALVRYAAMSFHELKALEIQGLSAYMAAAEQLDVSIQQQKDTLCDQLYTAIQSATDNKSRQYLLQLKRTVYNGRTPAADIHVDNPALEELLCRYQQLLEKKHTLQQEWQLQFEEQQRRHRQQLQLWAQQELLRKGILLSSPVLYTQLDSFAGTAPAAFKIREQKNEYSLLRYITRMAAKTSPFSTFTYTGTATLDKDCCRITQPSSDIVSNVRLNNSLFVYLRALMIHHPVLNELLEVRLNTTATIDETHIHFLVNYFNVEAFQRLPARNLALWLYHYLQEQTAPHTIAALTAILVPQIPDADRESIKTFLLKLSASGLLELNIGCSGVDPEWDSTLAVFLSAAMHQHPSVTSLYNLLITLKAKRREYVTACSANRFLLLQEAANLLNTTTGRLQAEAGLSSSVPGEPLPPPVATPSFEVNHFIPRYFMPQDIFYEDASIEENSLLPAEDLQTLIDKAERLCRLLEPFDMLQEERNNMCDFFLQHYGPTQTISITDFYHAYYLQVKKQQPKQVESPVMEIPETLQLETDGVQVNITGHEQMPASGAVSRGMFVQLFYTGEDTLPQLQGVVNALLPGMGKVAGRFLHLFDPAVTTAFREWNKELHPTHKIMELNDGSVFNANIHPPLLDYEIAIPGGSNNYSPGQRISLKAVMLRYTPEQHRLGLYDMGSGKEVYAYDLCLESFYNRSHFYRLLAHFNPEPRLPLRGLIAAVDRGQADQPKADGPVKLKPRIVFEEHLVLRRQGWLVDTADIPVPAKGETEAAYFLRLQQWRISHHLPEQVFVFLKSPYIPVSKDNVGKLHRDDYKPQYISFIQPLLVGVFRKMLTRAGAYCYLEEVLPDAGQHGTVTEHMLHWYKY